The Caldicellulosiruptor changbaiensis genome has a segment encoding these proteins:
- a CDS encoding amidase domain-containing protein gives MTTDAGDEFTGSYDSGVWSSWKQGSSIKVTLNTDSSVTDWGFKIDRIDYRYFYNTELTSPGTWDCTNFVSQCIWAAYGGYVSGNDTQTRTNISNKVRMVNGTYTTGWFGGTGGGSGPWENVGSLWTFATNSSKTYGPNATGINNNAYYNNISPSSVLLGDVLQFYDYDISDYHHSVYVTYKPSSGVTWDNLLVCQHSSDVKNRPVIELINAFGGSSCKMRRMTFSSASFSS, from the coding sequence GTGACAACTGATGCAGGAGATGAATTCACAGGTTCTTACGATAGTGGTGTTTGGAGTAGTTGGAAACAGGGTTCCAGCATAAAAGTTACACTTAATACAGATTCCTCTGTTACTGATTGGGGGTTTAAAATTGATAGAATTGACTATCGTTACTTTTATAATACTGAACTTACGAGTCCGGGCACTTGGGATTGCACAAATTTTGTAAGTCAATGTATATGGGCCGCATACGGAGGGTATGTTTCAGGAAATGATACTCAAACAAGAACCAATATTTCTAATAAAGTTAGAATGGTTAATGGAACGTATACTACAGGATGGTTTGGGGGTACAGGAGGAGGTTCGGGTCCTTGGGAAAATGTTGGAAGTTTATGGACTTTTGCTACAAATTCATCAAAGACTTACGGACCAAATGCCACAGGTATAAATAATAATGCATATTATAATAATATAAGTCCAAGCAGCGTATTATTAGGAGACGTGTTGCAATTTTACGACTATGATATAAGTGACTATCACCATTCAGTATATGTAACATATAAACCGTCAAGTGGTGTAACTTGGGATAATTTGTTAGTTTGTCAGCATTCAAGCGATGTGAAAAATAGACCTGTTATTGAACTTATCAATGCCTTTGGAGGCTCTTCTTGTAAAATGAGACGGATGACGTTTTCAAGTGCATCATTTAGCAGCTAA
- a CDS encoding DUF4367 domain-containing protein, with protein MSISFTEDMLKEAVIKADIYEIETLPTDDEIEYEFSNEFERKMERLIRRSKTRNLIGGMAFLRRRVVALIAAIIILFASAMSVSAVRAAVFEFITEVYEKFTHIFFNESRSSQDAADGFAIYEPAYIPEGFKLVNKNTDGLVLLEYEKENDFISYSQQCLENVSININTEGVKLEELEFKGLPAKYYSNQGVQNLVWYDDKYMYTVSSTLDRDIVFKIAESVEITGTDLSP; from the coding sequence ATGTCAATTAGTTTTACGGAAGACATGCTTAAAGAAGCCGTCATTAAAGCGGACATATATGAGATAGAAACCCTGCCTACAGACGATGAAATAGAGTATGAGTTCTCAAATGAGTTTGAACGAAAGATGGAAAGGCTTATACGCCGAAGCAAAACAAGAAACCTGATTGGAGGAATGGCATTTTTGCGCAGGCGTGTGGTTGCTTTGATTGCAGCAATAATTATCCTGTTTGCGTCCGCAATGAGCGTATCGGCTGTGCGTGCCGCGGTATTTGAATTCATAACCGAGGTGTACGAAAAATTCACTCATATATTCTTTAATGAAAGCCGGTCATCTCAGGATGCGGCCGATGGATTTGCCATATATGAACCAGCCTATATACCGGAAGGCTTTAAACTGGTCAATAAAAACACCGACGGCCTTGTTCTGCTGGAATATGAAAAGGAAAATGATTTTATATCCTACAGCCAACAGTGCCTTGAAAACGTTTCAATCAACATAAATACAGAAGGTGTAAAACTGGAAGAACTTGAGTTCAAAGGTTTACCGGCCAAGTATTATTCCAATCAGGGCGTTCAAAACCTGGTCTGGTACGATGATAAGTATATGTATACGGTGTCATCAACACTGGATAGAGACATCGTGTTTAAGATTGCGGAAAGCGTTGAAATTACAGGCACGGACTTAAGTCCATAA